One genomic segment of Mesoaciditoga lauensis cd-1655R = DSM 25116 includes these proteins:
- a CDS encoding cysteine hydrolase family protein, which translates to MHDLLMVVDMQNDFVTQGGALYFKKAEDVKPVVLDCVKEHIKRGKHIIFTQDWHEKNDEEFKLFPPHCVKNTWGAELFKELKETVKGYDKAFFVKKRKFSAFYKTNLDEKLNVLSPKSVGVCGVATNICVFFNVEELRNRDYEVILYENAVVSYDEKLHEFAISQMKDVLGARVEMWR; encoded by the coding sequence CTTTGTAACGCAGGGTGGCGCTTTGTACTTCAAAAAAGCAGAAGATGTAAAACCAGTTGTTCTTGACTGTGTGAAAGAACACATCAAGAGGGGAAAGCATATCATTTTTACCCAAGACTGGCATGAGAAAAACGATGAGGAATTCAAACTCTTTCCACCTCATTGCGTGAAAAACACGTGGGGAGCGGAATTATTCAAGGAATTAAAAGAGACCGTAAAAGGATATGATAAAGCATTTTTTGTAAAAAAAAGAAAGTTTTCCGCTTTTTACAAAACGAATTTAGATGAAAAACTCAACGTATTGTCCCCGAAAAGCGTTGGAGTTTGTGGGGTTGCCACAAACATATGTGTTTTTTTCAACGTTGAAGAGTTGAGAAACAGGGATTACGAAGTTATATTATATGAAAACGCCGTGGTATCTTACGATGAAAAGTTGCATGAATTTGCCATTTCACAGATGAAAGATGTGCTGGGCGCTAGAGTTGAAATGTGGAGGTGA